A region from the Corynebacterium halotolerans YIM 70093 = DSM 44683 genome encodes:
- a CDS encoding acetyl/propionyl/methylcrotonyl-CoA carboxylase subunit alpha — protein sequence MSQKTALTAVLIANRGEIAVRIARVARDLGIRSIAVYSEADTGALHTLVADEAHALRGNSSAETYMNVPALLEIAARTGADCVHPGYGFLSENSDFARAVTDAGLAWIGPAPDTIDTLGDKVAARRLATEVGAPLAPGTPDPIDDWQQARDFAEEHGLPIAIKAAFGGGGRGLKVVDRLEDIEDGFVSAGREAREAFGRAECYVEKFLIRPRHVEAQVLADTHGNVVVLGTRDCSTQRRFQKLVEEAPAPFLTTEQNTAIIEGAREICRRAGYVGAGTVEFIVSEDGTVSFLEVNTRVQVEHPVTEAVTGVDIIAEQFRIAAGEPLSLGSDPAPRGHAFEFRINAEDVANGFVPCPGTVTTFEAPTGPGIRVDAGVRSGSTVPGYYDSLLAKLVVWGPTRDVALRRAGQALAEFTVSGVRTVLPFHRDIVRHPAFSGDRLDVYTDWVDREYHPGRGHGTGDAEDIEDIYAERRTLVLEIDGRLHRVGVPVDVLGAAAAPAATPAASSAPAPAAAVPEGAVTSPFAGSLVAWQVGDGDTVAEGQPVATVEAMKMETTVAAPAGGAIRLTVEAGARIEKGTVLATIS from the coding sequence ATGAGCCAGAAGACAGCTTTGACCGCCGTACTCATCGCCAACCGCGGCGAGATCGCCGTGCGGATCGCCCGGGTGGCGCGCGATCTCGGCATCCGCTCGATCGCGGTGTACTCGGAGGCCGACACCGGCGCCCTGCACACCCTCGTCGCCGACGAGGCCCACGCCCTGCGGGGCAACTCCTCGGCGGAGACCTACATGAACGTCCCCGCCCTGCTGGAGATCGCGGCCCGCACCGGCGCCGACTGCGTCCACCCCGGGTACGGCTTCCTGTCCGAGAACTCCGACTTCGCCCGCGCGGTCACCGACGCCGGGCTGGCCTGGATCGGCCCGGCGCCCGACACGATCGACACGCTCGGCGACAAGGTGGCGGCCCGCCGCCTGGCCACCGAGGTCGGGGCGCCCCTGGCGCCGGGTACCCCCGACCCGATCGACGACTGGCAGCAGGCCCGGGACTTCGCGGAGGAGCACGGCCTGCCGATCGCCATCAAGGCCGCGTTCGGCGGGGGCGGCCGCGGCCTCAAGGTCGTGGACCGGCTCGAGGACATCGAGGACGGCTTCGTCTCGGCGGGACGGGAGGCGAGGGAGGCCTTCGGACGCGCGGAGTGCTACGTGGAGAAATTCCTGATCCGTCCCCGCCACGTGGAGGCCCAGGTGCTGGCGGACACGCACGGCAACGTCGTCGTGCTGGGCACCCGGGACTGCTCCACCCAGCGCCGCTTCCAGAAGCTCGTGGAGGAGGCCCCCGCCCCGTTCCTGACCACGGAGCAGAACACGGCCATCATCGAGGGCGCACGCGAGATCTGCCGCCGGGCGGGCTACGTCGGCGCCGGCACCGTGGAGTTCATCGTCTCCGAGGACGGCACCGTCTCCTTCCTCGAGGTGAACACGCGCGTGCAGGTCGAGCACCCGGTCACCGAGGCGGTCACCGGGGTGGACATCATCGCCGAGCAGTTCCGCATCGCGGCCGGCGAACCGTTGTCCCTGGGAAGTGATCCCGCGCCCCGGGGCCACGCGTTCGAGTTCCGCATCAACGCCGAGGACGTGGCCAACGGCTTCGTCCCCTGCCCCGGCACGGTGACCACCTTCGAGGCACCCACCGGGCCCGGGATCCGGGTGGATGCCGGGGTGCGTTCCGGTTCCACCGTCCCCGGTTACTACGACTCCCTGCTGGCGAAGCTGGTCGTGTGGGGCCCGACGCGTGACGTCGCGCTGCGCCGCGCCGGGCAGGCCCTGGCGGAGTTCACGGTCTCCGGGGTGCGCACCGTGCTGCCCTTCCACCGCGACATCGTCCGGCATCCGGCGTTCAGCGGGGACCGTCTCGACGTCTACACCGACTGGGTGGACAGGGAATACCACCCGGGCCGGGGCCACGGCACCGGGGACGCCGAGGACATCGAGGACATCTACGCCGAACGCCGGACGCTCGTCCTGGAGATCGACGGCCGACTCCACCGGGTGGGTGTTCCCGTCGACGTCCTCGGCGCCGCTGCGGCTCCCGCCGCCACCCCCGCAGCGTCCTCGGCACCGGCACCCGCCGCTGCAGTCCCGGAGGGCGCGGTCACCTCGCCGTTCGCGGGCTCGCTCGTCGCCTGGCAGGTCGGTGACGGCGACACCGTCGCCGAGGGACAGCCGGTGGCGACCGTCGAGGCCATGAAGATGGAGACCACGGTCGCCGCCCCGGCGGGCGGTGCCATCCGGCTCACCGTGGAGGCCGGAGCGAGGATTGAAAAGGGAACGGTGCTGGCGACGATCTCCTAG
- a CDS encoding carboxyltransferase domain-containing protein, whose product MTPPAIHRIGTRSVLVDLPDLDTVMAWHATLAATPLPGQVDLIAAARTLLVVTDSTRDARRAAETLRSFTPGAVTGGTARDITIDVVYDGEDLGEVADTLGLAPDTLIDWHTGTTWVGAFGGFAPGFTYCVPDDRSPSRDVPRRESPRTAVPAGAVGLAGGFSAVYPRESPGGWQLIGTTATPMWDADADSPALITPGDRVRYRASREQVEVTRKPSSSRRTTPSRPVLRVDDAGLLTLIEDLGRAGHGDWGVTGSGAADRAAARAVNAAVGNAPDAPVLENIGGLRLTALVDTVVAVTGADAPVTRDGRPVPLAAPTLLTGGSHLTVGTPTTGMRSYVGVRGGFVVDEVLGSASSDVLSGLGPSPVPAGAVLDSSFRPRGTVVTSVANPLRVTSPDGATTHGVLRCVPGPRDDWFDDGWRRLAETTWTVSDRSNRVGLRLEGAALSRSRHGELPSEGMVAGSIQIPPNGTPVIFLRDHAVTGGYPVVATVVAEDLDVAAQLPPGATVTFLPVDPDTLTPLFTPADAADAADAADAADKEEQ is encoded by the coding sequence GTGACGCCGCCGGCCATCCACCGCATCGGCACCCGTTCCGTCCTCGTGGATCTGCCGGACCTGGACACGGTGATGGCCTGGCACGCGACGCTGGCGGCCACTCCCCTCCCCGGCCAGGTGGACCTCATCGCCGCCGCGCGCACCCTGCTGGTGGTCACCGACTCAACGCGCGACGCCCGTCGGGCCGCCGAGACCCTGCGGTCCTTCACCCCCGGAGCCGTCACCGGCGGCACCGCCCGCGACATCACCATCGACGTCGTCTACGACGGGGAGGACCTCGGGGAGGTCGCCGACACCCTGGGGCTGGCCCCTGACACGCTGATCGACTGGCACACCGGGACGACCTGGGTGGGGGCCTTCGGCGGATTCGCCCCGGGATTCACCTACTGCGTGCCGGACGACCGGTCCCCCTCCCGGGACGTGCCGCGCCGCGAATCCCCGCGCACCGCCGTCCCCGCCGGGGCCGTCGGTCTGGCCGGCGGATTCTCGGCCGTCTACCCGCGGGAGTCCCCCGGCGGCTGGCAGTTGATCGGCACCACCGCCACCCCCATGTGGGACGCCGACGCGGACTCCCCCGCGCTCATCACCCCGGGCGACCGGGTGCGGTACCGCGCGAGCCGGGAACAGGTCGAGGTGACGCGGAAACCCTCGTCCTCCCGCCGCACCACCCCATCCCGGCCCGTGCTCCGCGTCGACGACGCCGGATTACTGACCCTCATCGAGGATCTGGGCCGCGCCGGCCACGGCGACTGGGGGGTCACCGGATCCGGCGCCGCCGACCGGGCGGCCGCCCGGGCGGTCAACGCGGCCGTCGGCAATGCCCCGGACGCACCCGTCCTCGAGAACATCGGGGGCCTGCGGCTGACGGCGCTCGTGGACACCGTCGTCGCCGTCACCGGCGCCGATGCCCCGGTCACCCGGGACGGCCGTCCGGTGCCGCTGGCGGCCCCGACCCTGCTGACCGGCGGTTCTCACCTGACCGTCGGGACCCCGACGACCGGCATGCGCAGCTACGTGGGCGTGCGCGGGGGATTCGTCGTCGACGAGGTGCTCGGGTCCGCGTCCTCCGATGTGCTCTCCGGGCTCGGTCCCTCCCCCGTCCCTGCCGGCGCGGTCCTCGACAGCAGCTTCCGTCCCCGCGGCACTGTCGTGACCTCGGTGGCCAACCCCCTGCGGGTGACCTCCCCCGACGGTGCCACCACCCACGGTGTGCTGCGGTGTGTGCCGGGCCCCCGGGACGACTGGTTCGATGACGGATGGCGTCGGCTCGCGGAGACGACCTGGACGGTCAGTGACCGGTCGAACCGGGTCGGGCTGCGGCTCGAGGGCGCCGCGCTCTCCCGCTCCCGCCACGGGGAACTGCCGAGTGAGGGCATGGTGGCCGGGTCGATTCAGATTCCCCCCAACGGCACCCCGGTGATCTTTCTCCGCGACCACGCCGTCACCGGCGGTTACCCCGTGGTCGCCACGGTCGTCGCCGAGGACCTGGACGTCGCGGCGCAACTGCCGCCCGGCGCGACGGTCACGTTCCTCCCCGTCGACCCCGACACCCTCACGCCTCTTTTCACCCCGGCCGACGCAGCAGACGCAGCCGACGCAGCCGACGCAGCAGACAAGGAAGAGCAATGA
- a CDS encoding LamB/YcsF family protein: MVTIDLNADVGETTAGDPVADDAAMVRLISSANVACGFHAGDPHDIARTVAAAVGNGVTVGAHVGYRDAPGFGRRFIDYAPAELADEVLYQIGALDALARAHGSAVRYVKPHGALYNAIVHHREQAQAVIDGIRAFGELPVMLLPGGVAVDLADKAGLRVIPEAFADRNYHADGTLVSRREPDAVITDPEVVAARVLQVATTGAVTAVDGTELRVAAESVCVHGDSPGAVELARGIVERLTADGVGIRSFL, from the coding sequence ATGGTGACCATCGATCTCAACGCCGATGTGGGCGAGACCACGGCAGGCGACCCCGTCGCCGACGACGCCGCCATGGTGCGGCTGATCTCGAGCGCGAACGTCGCGTGCGGATTCCACGCCGGCGATCCCCACGACATCGCCCGGACCGTGGCCGCGGCGGTGGGCAACGGCGTGACCGTCGGCGCCCATGTGGGCTACCGGGACGCCCCGGGCTTCGGCCGGCGGTTCATCGACTACGCCCCTGCCGAACTCGCCGATGAGGTGCTCTACCAGATCGGCGCCCTGGACGCCCTCGCCCGCGCACACGGCTCCGCCGTCCGCTACGTCAAGCCCCACGGCGCCCTCTACAACGCCATCGTCCACCACCGGGAGCAGGCGCAGGCCGTGATCGACGGCATCCGCGCCTTCGGGGAGCTGCCCGTCATGCTGTTGCCCGGGGGTGTGGCCGTGGACCTGGCGGACAAGGCCGGCCTGCGGGTGATCCCCGAGGCCTTCGCCGACCGCAACTACCACGCGGACGGCACGCTCGTCTCCCGGCGCGAGCCCGACGCCGTCATCACCGACCCCGAGGTGGTGGCGGCCCGGGTGCTCCAGGTCGCCACGACCGGTGCCGTGACGGCGGTCGACGGTACCGAGCTGCGCGTGGCCGCGGAGTCCGTGTGCGTGCACGGCGACTCCCCCGGGGCGGTCGAACTCGCCCGCGGCATCGTGGAACGGCTGACCGCGGACGGCGTCGGGATCCGGAGTTTCCTGTGA
- a CDS encoding glycosyltransferase family 4 protein, which translates to MRIAMFTEVFLPKIDGVVTRVTRTLEQLADLGHEVLLFAPGDPPATYAGFEVVRVRGMSFRPVYPEIKFGLPTPAIARRMADFEPDVVHAVNPVWLSAYGVLSARRRDLPLVASFHTNVPDYTVSLGIGWVRRPAQHWIRMLHNQAEVNLCTSAPMVEQAAAAGIRDVELWPKAVDTVGYRPERRTDRMRELLSGDHPDAPLVVYVGRMSREKDLERLVGIMSNLRERVPGARLAMVGSGPYREELERMLDPAWTTFTGYLSGPELAEAFASGDVFVFPSTTETLGLVALESMASGVPVVGARAGGIPFVIDDGVTGHLVDPADGDGIWAQRLATLLTDRQLRTGVGAAARVEAERHSWRASTETLVEAYEHAIVAHHR; encoded by the coding sequence ATGCGGATAGCCATGTTCACCGAGGTCTTCCTGCCGAAGATCGACGGGGTGGTCACCCGCGTGACCCGCACCCTGGAGCAGCTGGCGGACCTCGGCCATGAGGTGCTGCTGTTCGCCCCGGGGGATCCGCCGGCCACCTACGCCGGCTTCGAGGTCGTGCGGGTGCGCGGGATGTCGTTCCGGCCGGTGTACCCGGAGATCAAGTTCGGCCTGCCCACCCCGGCCATCGCACGGCGCATGGCGGACTTCGAGCCGGACGTCGTCCACGCCGTGAACCCGGTGTGGCTCTCCGCCTACGGGGTGCTCTCGGCCCGGCGCCGCGACCTGCCCCTGGTCGCCAGCTTCCACACCAACGTCCCCGACTACACCGTCTCGCTCGGCATCGGCTGGGTCCGCCGCCCGGCCCAGCACTGGATCCGGATGCTGCACAACCAGGCCGAGGTGAACCTGTGCACCTCGGCCCCCATGGTGGAGCAGGCCGCTGCTGCCGGCATCCGCGATGTCGAGCTGTGGCCCAAGGCCGTCGACACCGTCGGCTACCGGCCCGAGCGTCGCACGGACCGGATGCGGGAGCTGCTCTCCGGGGATCACCCGGACGCCCCACTGGTGGTCTACGTCGGACGCATGAGCCGTGAGAAGGACCTGGAACGGCTGGTGGGCATCATGTCCAACCTGCGCGAGCGGGTGCCGGGCGCCCGGCTGGCGATGGTGGGGTCGGGGCCCTACCGGGAGGAACTGGAGCGGATGCTCGATCCGGCGTGGACGACGTTCACCGGCTACCTCTCCGGGCCTGAGCTGGCCGAGGCCTTCGCCTCCGGCGACGTGTTCGTCTTCCCCTCCACCACCGAGACCCTCGGACTGGTCGCCCTGGAATCCATGGCCTCCGGTGTGCCGGTCGTCGGCGCGCGGGCCGGTGGTATCCCCTTCGTCATCGACGACGGCGTGACGGGCCACCTCGTCGATCCCGCCGACGGGGACGGGATCTGGGCGCAGCGCCTGGCCACGCTGCTGACCGACCGGCAGCTGCGTACCGGGGTGGGTGCGGCCGCCCGCGTGGAGGCGGAGCGCCACTCCTGGCGCGCCTCGACCGAAACGCTGGTGGAGGCCTACGAGCACGCCATCGTGGCGCACCACCGGTGA
- a CDS encoding NAD-dependent epimerase/dehydratase family protein produces the protein MKVAILGGDGFCGWPAALHLSDQGHDVVIVDNLSRRAIDAELGAQSLTPIRSIDERIAAWKEVSGRQLGFENIDIARDYEVLLDFLIREAPDAVIHFAEQRAAPYSMKSSWHKRYTVDNNTNATNNLLAAIVESGRDIHLVHLGTMGVYGYGTAGMKIPEGYLDVEVTADEDEHGNPTEPHRISQEILYPSNPGSIYHMTKVLDQHLFAFYAKNDSLRITDLHQGIIWGTHTDQTIRDERLINRFDYDGDYGTVLNRFLMQAAVGHPLTVHGTGGQTRAFIHLRDMVRCIQIALENPPSSGDRVKIFNQMTETHRVRDLARLIAEISGATVEMVPNPRKESAENELHVVNETFLKLGLKPTTLSEGLLQEVEETARRYADRADLSKIPARSLWTEQQHAGEPATPADEPAVVG, from the coding sequence GTGAAGGTTGCAATTCTCGGCGGTGACGGTTTCTGTGGCTGGCCGGCCGCGCTGCACCTATCGGACCAGGGACACGACGTCGTGATCGTGGACAACCTGTCCCGCCGCGCCATCGACGCGGAGCTCGGGGCCCAGTCGCTGACCCCGATCCGCTCCATCGATGAACGTATCGCGGCCTGGAAGGAGGTGTCGGGCCGCCAGCTCGGTTTCGAGAACATCGACATCGCGCGGGACTACGAGGTCCTGCTCGACTTCCTGATCCGCGAGGCACCCGACGCCGTCATCCACTTCGCCGAGCAGCGCGCCGCGCCGTACTCGATGAAGTCCTCCTGGCACAAGCGCTACACGGTCGACAACAACACCAACGCCACCAACAACCTGCTGGCGGCGATCGTGGAGTCCGGCCGGGACATCCACCTGGTCCACCTCGGCACGATGGGCGTGTACGGCTACGGCACCGCCGGCATGAAGATTCCGGAGGGCTACCTCGACGTCGAGGTCACCGCGGACGAGGACGAGCACGGCAACCCCACCGAGCCGCACCGCATCAGCCAGGAGATCCTCTACCCCTCCAACCCGGGGTCGATCTACCACATGACCAAGGTGCTCGACCAGCACCTGTTCGCCTTCTACGCGAAGAACGACTCCCTGCGCATCACCGACCTGCACCAGGGCATCATCTGGGGCACGCACACGGACCAGACCATCCGGGACGAGCGGCTGATCAACCGCTTCGACTACGACGGCGACTACGGCACGGTGCTCAACCGCTTCCTCATGCAGGCCGCGGTCGGCCACCCCCTGACCGTGCACGGCACCGGTGGCCAGACGCGTGCCTTCATCCACCTGCGCGACATGGTCCGCTGCATCCAGATCGCCCTGGAGAACCCGCCGAGCTCCGGTGACCGGGTGAAGATCTTCAACCAGATGACCGAGACCCACCGGGTGCGCGACCTCGCCCGGCTCATCGCGGAGATCTCCGGGGCGACCGTCGAGATGGTCCCGAACCCGCGCAAGGAGTCCGCGGAGAACGAGCTGCACGTGGTCAACGAGACCTTCCTCAAGCTCGGCCTGAAGCCGACCACCCTGTCCGAGGGCCTGCTCCAGGAGGTGGAGGAGACCGCCCGGCGGTACGCCGACCGCGCCGACCTGTCGAAGATCCCGGCCCGGTCCCTGTGGACCGAGCAGCAGCACGCCGGCGAGCCGGCGACGCCCGCCGACGAGCCGGCCGTCGTCGGTTAA
- a CDS encoding DUF6508 domain-containing protein has protein sequence MRDSSGRDDSRREDFRREKARRGEDERSPFRDDDDWDDGEWYDDEVRVDHRREAPEARAARLAALEEIIGKLRAEGEIRVPWRGGGQEEDGIHSLAYPDINSVAYQAMPVVHDHGMVVFSWPQWREGRRIYEGLTPKNIGELDLITTLKLLSALARSERFGDGTWAEVFESGRGLLLFEHWLNLEREGAQRPITLEPTEL, from the coding sequence ATGCGTGATTCCTCCGGGCGTGACGACTCCCGACGTGAAGACTTTCGGCGCGAAAAGGCTCGACGCGGCGAAGACGAGCGATCCCCCTTCCGGGATGACGATGACTGGGACGATGGTGAGTGGTACGACGATGAGGTTCGCGTGGACCACCGGCGGGAGGCCCCCGAGGCCCGTGCCGCGCGGCTGGCCGCGTTGGAGGAGATCATCGGCAAGTTGCGCGCCGAGGGCGAGATCAGGGTGCCGTGGCGCGGTGGCGGGCAGGAGGAGGACGGGATCCACTCACTCGCCTACCCGGACATCAACTCGGTGGCCTATCAGGCCATGCCCGTCGTCCATGACCACGGGATGGTCGTCTTCTCCTGGCCCCAATGGCGCGAGGGCCGGCGGATCTACGAGGGGCTCACCCCGAAGAATATCGGCGAGCTGGACCTGATCACCACCCTGAAGCTGCTCAGCGCACTGGCCCGTTCCGAGCGGTTCGGAGACGGCACCTGGGCGGAGGTCTTCGAGTCGGGACGCGGTCTCCTGCTGTTCGAACACTGGCTCAATCTGGAGCGTGAGGGGGCACAGCGCCCGATCACCCTCGAGCCGACGGAGCTATGA
- a CDS encoding peptide chain release factor 3 codes for MNTPVVTEASRRRTFAVIAHPDAGKSTLTEALALHAHVITEAGATHGKAGRKATVSDWMDMEKDRGISIASSALQFEYAPEGHEGEPYMINLVDTPGHADFSEDTYRVLTAVDAAVMLIDAAKGLEPQTLKLFRVCKARGLPIITVINKWDRMGREPLELVDEIVSEIGLQPTPLFWPVGEAGDFRGLARVNDDGEAEEYIHFIRTAGGSTIAPEEHYSPDEALAKEDGAWETAAEEAELLAADGALHDQELFEQCETSPLIFASAMLNFGVHQILDTLCTLAPAPRERHSAPAAVAASTSAMDEVREVGDDFAGVVFKVQAGMDRNHRDTLAFMRVVSGEFHRGMQVTHAQSGRSFSTKYALTVFGRTRATVEAAYPGDIVGLVNAGALAPGDTIYSGRKVQFPPMPQFAPEHFRTLRAKSLGKYKQFRKALEQLDSEGVVQILRNDARGDANPVMAAVGPMQFEVMQARMEVEYNVETVAEPVPYTVARRTDAESAPELGRQRGVEIFTRTDGELIALFGDKWKLAFIEREHPEFTLETLVAD; via the coding sequence ATGAACACCCCCGTCGTCACCGAGGCCTCCCGCCGCCGCACCTTCGCCGTCATCGCCCACCCCGACGCCGGTAAGTCCACCCTGACCGAGGCGTTGGCGCTGCACGCGCACGTGATCACCGAGGCGGGCGCCACCCACGGCAAGGCCGGCCGCAAGGCGACGGTCTCCGACTGGATGGACATGGAGAAGGACCGCGGCATCTCGATCGCCTCCTCGGCACTGCAGTTCGAGTACGCCCCGGAGGGCCACGAGGGCGAGCCCTACATGATCAACCTCGTCGACACCCCGGGTCACGCCGACTTCTCGGAGGACACCTACCGCGTGCTCACCGCCGTCGACGCCGCCGTGATGCTCATCGACGCCGCGAAGGGCCTCGAGCCGCAGACCCTCAAGCTCTTCCGCGTGTGCAAGGCCCGCGGCCTGCCGATCATCACCGTGATCAACAAGTGGGACCGCATGGGCCGCGAGCCGCTGGAACTGGTCGACGAGATCGTCAGCGAGATCGGACTGCAGCCGACCCCGCTGTTCTGGCCGGTCGGCGAGGCCGGCGACTTCCGTGGCCTGGCGCGCGTCAATGACGACGGCGAGGCCGAGGAGTACATCCACTTCATCCGCACCGCCGGTGGCTCCACCATCGCCCCGGAGGAGCACTACTCCCCCGACGAGGCGCTGGCGAAGGAGGACGGCGCGTGGGAGACCGCCGCCGAGGAGGCCGAGCTGCTCGCCGCCGACGGCGCGCTCCACGACCAGGAGCTGTTCGAGCAGTGCGAGACCTCCCCGCTGATCTTCGCCTCCGCGATGCTCAACTTCGGCGTCCACCAGATCCTGGACACCCTGTGCACCCTGGCCCCGGCCCCGCGCGAGCGCCACAGCGCCCCGGCGGCCGTCGCGGCGTCGACCAGCGCCATGGACGAGGTCCGCGAGGTCGGCGACGACTTCGCCGGCGTGGTGTTCAAGGTGCAGGCCGGCATGGACCGCAACCACCGCGACACCCTGGCGTTCATGCGCGTGGTCTCCGGCGAGTTCCACCGCGGCATGCAGGTCACCCACGCGCAGTCGGGGCGCAGCTTCTCCACCAAGTACGCGCTGACGGTCTTCGGGCGCACCCGCGCGACCGTCGAGGCGGCCTACCCCGGCGACATCGTCGGCCTGGTCAACGCCGGCGCGCTCGCCCCGGGCGACACCATCTACTCCGGCCGCAAGGTCCAGTTCCCGCCGATGCCGCAGTTCGCCCCCGAGCACTTCCGCACCCTGCGGGCGAAGTCGCTGGGCAAGTACAAGCAGTTCCGCAAGGCGCTCGAGCAGCTGGACTCCGAGGGCGTGGTGCAGATCCTGCGTAACGACGCCCGCGGCGACGCGAACCCGGTCATGGCCGCCGTCGGCCCGATGCAGTTCGAGGTCATGCAGGCGCGCATGGAGGTCGAGTACAACGTCGAGACCGTGGCCGAGCCGGTCCCCTACACCGTGGCCCGGCGCACCGACGCCGAGTCCGCGCCGGAGCTGGGACGTCAGCGTGGCGTCGAGATCTTCACCCGCACGGACGGCGAGCTCATCGCCCTGTTCGGCGACAAGTGGAAGCTGGCGTTCATCGAGCGCGAGCACCCCGAGTTCACCCTCGAGACGCTGGTGGCGGACTAG
- a CDS encoding DUF2283 domain-containing protein → MSAWEYDPKANAAYLHLSPDRDTPAVRQVNAVGDEIILDFSAEGRIIGVEVLRASELLDPRLLEG, encoded by the coding sequence GTGAGCGCGTGGGAGTACGACCCGAAGGCGAACGCCGCGTATCTGCACCTGTCCCCCGACCGCGACACCCCCGCGGTCCGGCAGGTGAACGCGGTCGGGGACGAGATCATCCTGGACTTCTCGGCCGAGGGCCGGATCATCGGCGTCGAGGTGCTCAGAGCGTCGGAACTGCTCGATCCGCGGCTGCTCGAGGGATAG
- a CDS encoding SDR family NAD(P)-dependent oxidoreductase, which yields MSTIVITGASDGIGAAAAEQIHTALPDARLVLVGRDPDKTRAVAGPLGAEHHTADFTRLDEVRDLASALDSSCERIDVLANNAGGSFRGPIRTGDGFEQTWQVNHLAPYLLTNLLIDKLLVSRASVVATSSAASWAFSRLNPDDPNSFHDFNPNRAYANAKLANVLFTRALHDRYHPAGLNTVAFHPGLIATNFASNTSSMLRFVYQTPAARLITQADRGGANLAHFITGVPGIHWESGRYYNKRRRPGHERPQAKDRDLINRIFDDSAAALGVSWP from the coding sequence GTGTCCACCATCGTCATCACCGGTGCCTCGGACGGCATCGGCGCCGCCGCAGCCGAGCAGATCCACACCGCGCTACCCGACGCCCGACTGGTGCTCGTCGGCCGGGATCCGGACAAGACCCGGGCCGTCGCCGGCCCCCTCGGTGCGGAGCACCACACCGCCGACTTCACCCGTCTCGACGAGGTGCGCGACCTGGCGAGCGCACTCGACAGCTCGTGTGAGCGTATCGACGTCCTGGCCAACAACGCCGGCGGCTCCTTCCGGGGCCCGATCCGCACCGGGGACGGCTTCGAGCAGACCTGGCAGGTCAATCACCTGGCCCCCTACCTGCTGACCAACCTGCTCATCGACAAACTGCTGGTCTCCCGGGCGTCGGTGGTGGCCACCTCCTCGGCGGCGTCGTGGGCTTTCTCCCGCCTCAACCCGGATGACCCGAACTCCTTCCACGACTTCAACCCCAACCGCGCCTACGCGAACGCCAAATTGGCCAACGTCCTGTTCACGAGGGCCCTGCACGACCGCTACCACCCCGCGGGTCTGAACACGGTCGCCTTCCACCCCGGGCTGATCGCCACGAACTTCGCCTCAAACACCTCCAGCATGCTCCGGTTCGTCTACCAGACCCCGGCCGCCCGGCTGATCACGCAGGCCGACCGGGGAGGAGCGAACCTCGCCCACTTCATCACCGGGGTACCGGGCATCCACTGGGAGTCCGGCCGCTACTACAACAAGCGCCGCCGCCCGGGCCACGAGCGCCCGCAGGCGAAGGACCGGGACCTGATCAACCGGATCTTCGACGACTCCGCCGCCGCACTCGGGGTGAGCTGGCCGTGA
- a CDS encoding NADPH-dependent FMN reductase — translation MKIGIIVGSIRDGRFGEAVGTWVKEAAETRATEGISYELLDLRSFNIPLATSATIPGMADKRYDDENVTAWSRAVDSCDGFVFVTPEYNRGVPGPFKNAYDSIASEWAGKPVAFVGYGATGGIRAVEQWRLVVTNFQMPAVRNQVELSIFADAGENGFAPNERRAEEIDRVLGDLEQLVVQLNK, via the coding sequence ATGAAGATCGGCATCATCGTCGGCAGCATCCGCGACGGCCGCTTCGGCGAGGCCGTGGGCACCTGGGTCAAGGAGGCCGCCGAGACCCGCGCCACAGAGGGGATCTCCTACGAGCTCCTGGATCTCCGGTCCTTCAACATCCCCCTGGCGACCTCGGCCACCATCCCGGGCATGGCCGACAAGCGGTACGACGACGAGAACGTCACCGCCTGGTCCCGGGCCGTCGACTCCTGCGACGGCTTCGTCTTCGTGACCCCGGAGTACAACCGCGGCGTGCCGGGCCCGTTCAAGAACGCCTACGACTCCATCGCCTCCGAGTGGGCCGGTAAGCCGGTCGCTTTCGTCGGCTACGGCGCGACCGGCGGTATCCGCGCCGTCGAGCAGTGGCGCCTGGTCGTCACCAACTTCCAGATGCCCGCCGTCCGCAACCAGGTGGAGCTGTCCATCTTCGCGGACGCCGGCGAGAACGGCTTCGCCCCGAACGAGCGCCGCGCCGAGGAGATTGACCGCGTCCTGGGCGATCTCGAGCAGCTCGTGGTCCAGCTCAACAAGTAG